A window of Pomacea canaliculata isolate SZHN2017 linkage group LG3, ASM307304v1, whole genome shotgun sequence contains these coding sequences:
- the LOC112560157 gene encoding LOW QUALITY PROTEIN: signal peptidase complex subunit 3-like (The sequence of the model RefSeq protein was modified relative to this genomic sequence to represent the inferred CDS: deleted 1 base in 1 codon), whose product MNTFLSRLNTIFAFTLSVMAVLTFCCFLTTAFNDSKRPVEIGTAKVTVKNVPDYSADRERSDLGFVVFDLSADLTPLFNWNVKQLFLYLTAEYKTEDHPLNQVVLWDKIIVRGENAILNLKNANTKYYFWDYGNGLKGNNNVTITLSWNVIPNAGTLPKVAGDGRHRIQFPNEYSSGRF is encoded by the exons ATGAACACGTTTCTTTCACGTTTAAACACAATCTTCGCGTTCACTCTGAGCGTGATGGCAGTTTTGACTTTCTGCTGTTTTTTAACGACTGCCTTTAATGACAGCAAGCGCCCTGTCGAAATTGGCACAGCAAAAGTAACAGT aaAGAATGTACCAGACTATTCAGCAGATAGAGAGCGCAGTGATCTTGGATTTGTTGTATTTGATTTATCTGCAG atttgacTCCTCTGTTCAATTGGAATGTCAAACAGCTC TTTTTGTACCTGACAGCAGAATACAAGACTGAGGATCAT CCACTCAACCAGGTGGTATTGTGGGACAAGATTATTGTGCGAGGAGAAAATGCCATTCTGAACCTAAAGAATGCTAACACGAAATATTACTTTTGGGATTATGGCAACGGTCTTAA gGGAAACAACAATGTGACCATCACATTATCCTGGAATGTCATTCCTAATGCTGGAACTTTGCCAAAGGTTGCTGGTGATGGTCGACACAGGATACAGTTCCCAAATGAATATTCTTCAGGAAGATTTTAG